One window from the genome of Dermacentor silvarum isolate Dsil-2018 chromosome 5, BIME_Dsil_1.4, whole genome shotgun sequence encodes:
- the LOC119453050 gene encoding aminoacyl tRNA synthase complex-interacting multifunctional protein 2 isoform X2: MRKIVARTNLRVCSDGRAFGPAVRRKALINRAGIAMQTRSAIKKAILLVSENNGHLSQSERAFQTGGKTRATCQCADTTLLVSLNMASAPVGCMYRVTPIYEEISGVELPDCMYRVANVYGETCAANVPNGGMPIDNAGDMVAELEHRQQQLLERLNHLRELVECVKAKPPSKEASPGEAVSSVSAAVPTRVAMPVGKRSGSLVDIVVSASPDHPPWSLWPLRRLLSQHMRVLFACHTHSSVGALPAELSFLAAGPDSGPSAESRMSHDLALTLVWKQVDQNCEVMVSPVLQAAIVGEVNLIRYLGRLLNPSYESGDAATATEVDHWLSLAHHGIIHGKNKEQQAVLKALNAQLGRTPYVLGSVPGLADIALWSALLQANLACGAPSNVKKWLKTLSTNPIFALPKGCHVLSDL; the protein is encoded by the exons ATGCGAAAGATCGTCGCACGAACTAATCTCCGCGTTTGCAGCGACGGCCGTGCCTTCGGACCAGCCGTCAGAAGAAAGGCTTTAATCAACCGGGCCGGAATTGCGATGCAAACTAGATCGGCCATTAAAAAAGCAATCCTTCTGGTATCCGAAAATAATGGCCACCTTAGCCAATCAGAGCGCGCGTTTCAAACGGGCGGGAAAACTCGCGCCACCTGTCAATGCGCTGACACAACTTTGCTTGTCTCTTTAAACATGGCTTCCGCGCCGGTCGGCTGCATGTACCGAGTGACGCCGATCTACGAAGAAATTAGCGGCGTCGAACTCCCCGATTGCATGTACAGGGTGGCAAATGTGTACGGTGAAACGTGCGCCGCCAACGTCCCGAACGGCGGG ATGCCTATCGACAACGCGGGGGACATGGTAGCTGAGCTGGAACACCGGCAACAACAGCTACTGGAGAGGTTGAACCATTTGAGGGAGCTGGTGGAGTGCGTCAAGGCCAAGCCTCCTTCTAAAGAGGCCAGCCCTGGTGAAGCAGTTAGTTCGGTAAGC GCGGCGGTCCCGACAAGAGTGGCGATGCCAGTCGGCAAGCGAAGCGGTTCCCTCGTGGACATCGTAGTGAGTGCGTCGCCCGATCACCCTCCGTGGAGCCTCTGGCCGCTACGTCGCCTGCTGTCGCAGCACATGCGAGTGCTGTTCGCGTGCCACACGCATTCTTCCGTGGGCGCCCTGCCTGCAGAGCTCTCCTTCCTGGCTGCCGGTCCCGACAGTGGACCTTCGGCAGAGTCGCGCATGTCTCATGACCTCGCCCTCACTCTGGTCTGGAAGCAGG TGGACCAGAACTGTGAGGTCATGGTGAGCCCTGTGCTCCAGGCGGCTATAGTGGGAGAGGTGAACCTCATCAG GTACCTCGGCCGGCTACTGAACCCTTCGTACGAGTCGGGAGACGCGGCGACGGCTACAGAGGTGGACCACTGGCTCTCGTTGGCTCACCACGGCATCATCCACGGGAAGAACAAAGAGCAGCAGGCCGTTCTCAAGGCTCTCAACGCGCAGCTGGGCAGGACGCCCTACGTCCTGGGGTCGGTGCCGGGGCTCGCCGACATCGCCTTGTGGAGCGCCCTGCTGCAGGCCAACCTTGCGTGTGGGGCACCCAGCAACGTGAAGAAGTGGCTGAAGACGCTCAGCACAAACCCCATCTTCGCGCTGCCCAAAGGATGCCACGTCCTAAGTGATCTATGA
- the LOC119453050 gene encoding aminoacyl tRNA synthase complex-interacting multifunctional protein 2 isoform X3, which produces MRKIVARTNLRVCSDGRAFGPAVRRKALINRAGIAMQTRSAIKKAILLVSENNGHLSQSERAFQTGGKTRATCQCADTTLLVSLNMASAPVGCMYRVTPIYEEISGVELPDCMYRVANVYGETCAANVPNGGMPIDNAGDMVAELEHRQQQLLERLNHLRELVECVKAKPPSKEASPGEAVSSAAVPTRVAMPVGKRSGSLVDIVVSASPDHPPWSLWPLRRLLSQHMRVLFACHTHSSVGALPAELSFLAAGPDSGPSAESRMSHDLALTLVWKQVDQNCEVMVSPVLQAAIVGEVNLIRYLGRLLNPSYESGDAATATEVDHWLSLAHHGIIHGKNKEQQAVLKALNAQLGRTPYVLGSVPGLADIALWSALLQANLACGAPSNVKKWLKTLSTNPIFALPKGCHVLSDL; this is translated from the exons ATGCGAAAGATCGTCGCACGAACTAATCTCCGCGTTTGCAGCGACGGCCGTGCCTTCGGACCAGCCGTCAGAAGAAAGGCTTTAATCAACCGGGCCGGAATTGCGATGCAAACTAGATCGGCCATTAAAAAAGCAATCCTTCTGGTATCCGAAAATAATGGCCACCTTAGCCAATCAGAGCGCGCGTTTCAAACGGGCGGGAAAACTCGCGCCACCTGTCAATGCGCTGACACAACTTTGCTTGTCTCTTTAAACATGGCTTCCGCGCCGGTCGGCTGCATGTACCGAGTGACGCCGATCTACGAAGAAATTAGCGGCGTCGAACTCCCCGATTGCATGTACAGGGTGGCAAATGTGTACGGTGAAACGTGCGCCGCCAACGTCCCGAACGGCGGG ATGCCTATCGACAACGCGGGGGACATGGTAGCTGAGCTGGAACACCGGCAACAACAGCTACTGGAGAGGTTGAACCATTTGAGGGAGCTGGTGGAGTGCGTCAAGGCCAAGCCTCCTTCTAAAGAGGCCAGCCCTGGTGAAGCAGTTAGTTCG GCGGCGGTCCCGACAAGAGTGGCGATGCCAGTCGGCAAGCGAAGCGGTTCCCTCGTGGACATCGTAGTGAGTGCGTCGCCCGATCACCCTCCGTGGAGCCTCTGGCCGCTACGTCGCCTGCTGTCGCAGCACATGCGAGTGCTGTTCGCGTGCCACACGCATTCTTCCGTGGGCGCCCTGCCTGCAGAGCTCTCCTTCCTGGCTGCCGGTCCCGACAGTGGACCTTCGGCAGAGTCGCGCATGTCTCATGACCTCGCCCTCACTCTGGTCTGGAAGCAGG TGGACCAGAACTGTGAGGTCATGGTGAGCCCTGTGCTCCAGGCGGCTATAGTGGGAGAGGTGAACCTCATCAG GTACCTCGGCCGGCTACTGAACCCTTCGTACGAGTCGGGAGACGCGGCGACGGCTACAGAGGTGGACCACTGGCTCTCGTTGGCTCACCACGGCATCATCCACGGGAAGAACAAAGAGCAGCAGGCCGTTCTCAAGGCTCTCAACGCGCAGCTGGGCAGGACGCCCTACGTCCTGGGGTCGGTGCCGGGGCTCGCCGACATCGCCTTGTGGAGCGCCCTGCTGCAGGCCAACCTTGCGTGTGGGGCACCCAGCAACGTGAAGAAGTGGCTGAAGACGCTCAGCACAAACCCCATCTTCGCGCTGCCCAAAGGATGCCACGTCCTAAGTGATCTATGA
- the LOC119453050 gene encoding aminoacyl tRNA synthase complex-interacting multifunctional protein 2 isoform X1 has translation MRKIVARTNLRVCSDGRAFGPAVRRKALINRAGIAMQTRSAIKKAILLVSENNGHLSQSERAFQTGGKTRATCQCADTTLLVSLNMASAPVGCMYRVTPIYEEISGVELPDCMYRVANVYGETCAANVPNGGMPIDNAGDMVAELEHRQQQLLERLNHLRELVECVKAKPPSKEASPGEAVSSAKPQAAVPTRVAMPVGKRSGSLVDIVVSASPDHPPWSLWPLRRLLSQHMRVLFACHTHSSVGALPAELSFLAAGPDSGPSAESRMSHDLALTLVWKQVDQNCEVMVSPVLQAAIVGEVNLIRYLGRLLNPSYESGDAATATEVDHWLSLAHHGIIHGKNKEQQAVLKALNAQLGRTPYVLGSVPGLADIALWSALLQANLACGAPSNVKKWLKTLSTNPIFALPKGCHVLSDL, from the exons ATGCGAAAGATCGTCGCACGAACTAATCTCCGCGTTTGCAGCGACGGCCGTGCCTTCGGACCAGCCGTCAGAAGAAAGGCTTTAATCAACCGGGCCGGAATTGCGATGCAAACTAGATCGGCCATTAAAAAAGCAATCCTTCTGGTATCCGAAAATAATGGCCACCTTAGCCAATCAGAGCGCGCGTTTCAAACGGGCGGGAAAACTCGCGCCACCTGTCAATGCGCTGACACAACTTTGCTTGTCTCTTTAAACATGGCTTCCGCGCCGGTCGGCTGCATGTACCGAGTGACGCCGATCTACGAAGAAATTAGCGGCGTCGAACTCCCCGATTGCATGTACAGGGTGGCAAATGTGTACGGTGAAACGTGCGCCGCCAACGTCCCGAACGGCGGG ATGCCTATCGACAACGCGGGGGACATGGTAGCTGAGCTGGAACACCGGCAACAACAGCTACTGGAGAGGTTGAACCATTTGAGGGAGCTGGTGGAGTGCGTCAAGGCCAAGCCTCCTTCTAAAGAGGCCAGCCCTGGTGAAGCAGTTAGTTCG GCGAAACCACAGGCGGCGGTCCCGACAAGAGTGGCGATGCCAGTCGGCAAGCGAAGCGGTTCCCTCGTGGACATCGTAGTGAGTGCGTCGCCCGATCACCCTCCGTGGAGCCTCTGGCCGCTACGTCGCCTGCTGTCGCAGCACATGCGAGTGCTGTTCGCGTGCCACACGCATTCTTCCGTGGGCGCCCTGCCTGCAGAGCTCTCCTTCCTGGCTGCCGGTCCCGACAGTGGACCTTCGGCAGAGTCGCGCATGTCTCATGACCTCGCCCTCACTCTGGTCTGGAAGCAGG TGGACCAGAACTGTGAGGTCATGGTGAGCCCTGTGCTCCAGGCGGCTATAGTGGGAGAGGTGAACCTCATCAG GTACCTCGGCCGGCTACTGAACCCTTCGTACGAGTCGGGAGACGCGGCGACGGCTACAGAGGTGGACCACTGGCTCTCGTTGGCTCACCACGGCATCATCCACGGGAAGAACAAAGAGCAGCAGGCCGTTCTCAAGGCTCTCAACGCGCAGCTGGGCAGGACGCCCTACGTCCTGGGGTCGGTGCCGGGGCTCGCCGACATCGCCTTGTGGAGCGCCCTGCTGCAGGCCAACCTTGCGTGTGGGGCACCCAGCAACGTGAAGAAGTGGCTGAAGACGCTCAGCACAAACCCCATCTTCGCGCTGCCCAAAGGATGCCACGTCCTAAGTGATCTATGA
- the LOC119453050 gene encoding aminoacyl tRNA synthase complex-interacting multifunctional protein 2 isoform X4 — protein sequence MRMPIDNAGDMVAELEHRQQQLLERLNHLRELVECVKAKPPSKEASPGEAVSSAKPQAAVPTRVAMPVGKRSGSLVDIVVSASPDHPPWSLWPLRRLLSQHMRVLFACHTHSSVGALPAELSFLAAGPDSGPSAESRMSHDLALTLVWKQVDQNCEVMVSPVLQAAIVGEVNLIRYLGRLLNPSYESGDAATATEVDHWLSLAHHGIIHGKNKEQQAVLKALNAQLGRTPYVLGSVPGLADIALWSALLQANLACGAPSNVKKWLKTLSTNPIFALPKGCHVLSDL from the exons ATGCGA ATGCCTATCGACAACGCGGGGGACATGGTAGCTGAGCTGGAACACCGGCAACAACAGCTACTGGAGAGGTTGAACCATTTGAGGGAGCTGGTGGAGTGCGTCAAGGCCAAGCCTCCTTCTAAAGAGGCCAGCCCTGGTGAAGCAGTTAGTTCG GCGAAACCACAGGCGGCGGTCCCGACAAGAGTGGCGATGCCAGTCGGCAAGCGAAGCGGTTCCCTCGTGGACATCGTAGTGAGTGCGTCGCCCGATCACCCTCCGTGGAGCCTCTGGCCGCTACGTCGCCTGCTGTCGCAGCACATGCGAGTGCTGTTCGCGTGCCACACGCATTCTTCCGTGGGCGCCCTGCCTGCAGAGCTCTCCTTCCTGGCTGCCGGTCCCGACAGTGGACCTTCGGCAGAGTCGCGCATGTCTCATGACCTCGCCCTCACTCTGGTCTGGAAGCAGG TGGACCAGAACTGTGAGGTCATGGTGAGCCCTGTGCTCCAGGCGGCTATAGTGGGAGAGGTGAACCTCATCAG GTACCTCGGCCGGCTACTGAACCCTTCGTACGAGTCGGGAGACGCGGCGACGGCTACAGAGGTGGACCACTGGCTCTCGTTGGCTCACCACGGCATCATCCACGGGAAGAACAAAGAGCAGCAGGCCGTTCTCAAGGCTCTCAACGCGCAGCTGGGCAGGACGCCCTACGTCCTGGGGTCGGTGCCGGGGCTCGCCGACATCGCCTTGTGGAGCGCCCTGCTGCAGGCCAACCTTGCGTGTGGGGCACCCAGCAACGTGAAGAAGTGGCTGAAGACGCTCAGCACAAACCCCATCTTCGCGCTGCCCAAAGGATGCCACGTCCTAAGTGATCTATGA